One window of the Chanodichthys erythropterus isolate Z2021 chromosome 2, ASM2448905v1, whole genome shotgun sequence genome contains the following:
- the cd83 gene encoding CD83 antigen, which translates to MNYFLEFILCLVTFAVAEGVKPDIVVITGEDAVLPCAAKSKEGVQYRSVIWYKVAEGPSRMLTGLLMKRLTENNGKVQKYKGVEREVELLESTKSLILSNVTAEDSGIYSCFLSAPLGHQNQEGKIILNVNEYHTVEQNEYNKGDYQNIMHVMAFVVFGVGFLMFYISYVCLRSVFQSNKKLLKDSLLKMPHQGKNLIVTKHLDCKTLPEVFV; encoded by the exons ATGAATTATTTCTTGGAATTCATCTTATGTCTTGTAACTTTCG CTGTGGCGGAGGGTGTAAAGCCTGATATTGTCGTAATCACCGGTGAGGACGCCGTGTTGCCATGTGCGGCGAAATCAAAGGAGGGAGTCCAGTATCGCTCGGTGATATGGTACAAG GTTGCTGAAGGGCCTTCCCGAATGTTAACTGGTCTTTTAATGAAAAGACTAACTGAAAACAATGGCAAAGTGCAAAAATATAAAGGTGTCGAACGAGAGGTTGAGCTGCTTGAGAGCACAAAGAGCCTTATTCTGTCTAATGTAACTGCAGAAGACAGTGGAATATACAGCTGCTTTCTGTCTGCTCCTCTTGGCCATCAGAACCAGGAAGGCAAAATTATTCTGAATGTTAATG aGTATCATACTGTTGAGcaaaatgaatataataaagGTGATTACCAAAACATAATGCATGTTATGGCTTTCGTAGTCTTCGGTGTGGGATTCCTGATGTTTTACATAAGCTAT GTTTGTTTAAGAAGTGTATTCCAAAGCAACAAGAAGCTCTTAAAAGACTCTTTGCTGAAAATGCCACATCAAGGCAAGAACTTGATTGTCACCAAGCATTTGGATTGCAAGACTTTACCTGAAGTGTTTGTGTGA